One window of Acidimicrobiia bacterium genomic DNA carries:
- the folP gene encoding dihydropteroate synthase gives MFAWVSVCGERPAVMGIVNVTPDSFSDGGRYLDVEAAVAHGHALASAGATLLDVGGESTRPGASPVDEHEERRRVLPVIERLAADAGVPVSVDTTKATVAAAALDAGAVIVNDVSAGRQHPAMLEVIADRGAGFVVMHMLGEPRTMQDDPRYDDVVVEVGDFLLDRLEAARSAGIPDAALAADPGIGFGKTAAHNLTLLARLDELHDRVAVPVVVGPSRKRFLGALLRDATGAEPPPEERDDATLATVVWALGHGARVVRVHAVRPAAQAVALLDALREAA, from the coding sequence GTGTTCGCCTGGGTGAGCGTGTGCGGAGAGCGCCCGGCGGTGATGGGAATCGTCAATGTCACCCCCGACTCGTTCTCGGACGGCGGCCGCTACCTCGACGTCGAAGCCGCTGTCGCGCACGGTCACGCGCTCGCCTCGGCCGGCGCCACCCTGCTGGACGTGGGCGGCGAGTCGACCCGCCCGGGCGCCAGCCCGGTCGACGAGCACGAGGAGCGCCGACGGGTCCTCCCGGTCATCGAGCGCCTCGCCGCCGATGCCGGCGTCCCTGTCAGCGTCGACACCACGAAGGCGACCGTCGCCGCCGCGGCCCTCGACGCCGGCGCGGTCATCGTCAACGACGTGTCGGCCGGGCGCCAGCACCCCGCCATGCTCGAGGTCATCGCGGACCGGGGCGCCGGGTTCGTCGTCATGCACATGCTCGGCGAACCTCGCACCATGCAGGACGACCCCCGGTACGACGACGTCGTCGTCGAGGTCGGCGACTTCCTCCTCGACCGGCTCGAAGCCGCGCGCTCGGCGGGCATCCCCGACGCCGCGCTGGCGGCTGACCCCGGCATCGGGTTCGGCAAGACCGCAGCCCACAACCTGACCCTCCTCGCCCGCCTCGACGAGCTGCACGACCGCGTGGCCGTCCCCGTGGTCGTTGGGCCGTCACGGAAGCGGTTCCTCGGGGCGCTGCTGCGGGACGCCACCGGCGCCGAGCCGCCCCCCGAGGAGCGAGACGACGCCACCCTCGCCACCGTGGTCTGGGCGCTCGGCCACGGAGCCCGGGTGGTGCGGGTCCACGCGGTGCGACCGGCGGCGCAGGCGGTGGCGCTCCTCGACGCGCTGCGCGAGGCGGCGTAG
- the folE gene encoding GTP cyclohydrolase I FolE: MSDVGNNDAQIDLGRIEKAVREILEAIGEDPDRDGLLRTPERVARMYAEIFRGLHEDPASHLTVTFEADHDEMVLVRGIPLYGVCEHHLIPFAGHAHVAYIPGPDGRITGLSKIARLVEGFARRPQVQERLTTQIADALVEALQPEGVLVMMEAEHLCMSMRGVKKAGALTVTSAVRGLFKTNAATRAEAMSLITAQANRL; the protein is encoded by the coding sequence ATGAGCGACGTCGGCAACAACGACGCCCAGATCGACCTCGGGCGAATCGAGAAGGCGGTGCGGGAGATCCTCGAGGCCATCGGCGAGGACCCGGATCGCGACGGGCTGCTGCGCACCCCGGAGCGGGTGGCGCGCATGTACGCCGAGATCTTCCGGGGCCTGCACGAGGACCCGGCCTCGCACCTGACCGTCACCTTCGAGGCCGACCACGACGAGATGGTGCTCGTCCGCGGCATCCCGCTCTACGGCGTCTGTGAGCACCACCTCATCCCCTTCGCCGGGCACGCCCACGTCGCCTACATCCCCGGGCCGGACGGCCGCATCACCGGCCTCTCGAAGATCGCGCGGCTCGTCGAGGGCTTCGCCCGGCGTCCCCAGGTTCAGGAGCGCCTCACCACCCAGATCGCCGACGCGCTCGTCGAGGCCCTCCAGCCCGAGGGCGTGCTGGTGATGATGGAGGCCGAGCACCTCTGCATGTCGATGCGTGGGGTGAAGAAGGCGGGCGCGCTGACGGTCACGTCGGCCGTGCGGGGCCTGTTCAAGACGAACGCGGCGACCCGCGCCGAGGCGATGAGCCTCATCACCGCTCAGGCCAACCGCCTCTGA